Within the Vanacampus margaritifer isolate UIUO_Vmar chromosome 8, RoL_Vmar_1.0, whole genome shotgun sequence genome, the region GACGTCACACACTTGTTGCTGTGGACGTCGCGAGTTGCAGTCTTCTAAAGTTGCCCGCCAAACCAAGTAAGTGCCTGCCTGTGTTTTCGATATGACATTTGGATATATAAGCAAGTGAAAAAGGCGTCAGCAGAGTTTAGCTCCTCAGATCTTAGCCTGCCATGACGTCATAACCGACTAGACGCCGCGATCAAATATTTTgctgataacaaaaaaatacaacaacagtATCCGTTTAAGTACAAGATGCGTCCGGAAATGTCTTGCCAGGTCAAAAGCAACATCAGCTGATGTGTGCGTTGATGAGCAAAGAAAAGGTCATCCTGCCCAAATGAGACGATGTGCCAGATGTGCCAGGTGTGCCAGATGTGCCAGGTGTGCCAGGCGCTTTCCCTCCACATTTTCCGTCAACAGTTCGGGGCattcttttgtaaaaaaaattgtatcaaaTCATTAAGtggttacaaaaatattttctgttaaGACAactcaaattatataaatatataaaatatcaaTTTGAAAATCATTTTGACCTCTGAGTTTTAATAGGTCAAGTTTTTAGTCTAGCAAAAAAAGGTAGTTAGAAACGCTCATAACAGTGCTGCCAATTTCTAGAAATCCACTTGATAACTTTCCTTTCTTAATTTCCACATTTTTGACCTGGTCAAGACCGTTACCATATTTTTGGTGTTTCATGACTCAGACCAACTGACTGCTGCTCACAAAATTTGCATGAAATTGAATCCTTTTCACCATTAAATATAGCTAACCGTTCCTCCAACATCGATTTTTATATTGCATTCttattgcagtaaaaaaaaatcaaaaatcaaaatcacaacTGAATGTGTTTGCAAGATCACAATCAATGTTTATTAGAATAAGAATGAGaacataaatagttcaaatggatttttaaaaacatgggtTGGAAAAACTCCACAGTTCACACAAGGCAGAGCTTTCAACGATGTTCCGTCAACAACATTTAGGCAGCTGACAGCAATTCTTGTTGACTTGAATCTTAAGTCGCATAACGTTCCATCCGGTGCGCCACAAACGTGGACTCCTGGTGGGAATCGAACCCGCGCCGCCTGCACCAAGTGGCAGCAGCACCTCACCACCCACAGCCCTCCGCTGCACCGCTTTCTTGTCTCCatctggttttattttttaatagcagATTGTCAATCATGTATTTTCAGTTTGATTTGAATGGTGTCAAATAATTAGAACTTTGCTGTGTTGAGATTAAGGATGTTCCTGtcttctatatatttttttcactttgtcttttttgtcGTTATAGATTGCCTTGTATTTTTTAGTGTGGGTCGCAAACGAAATGTGGCGTCTCGAGGTTTATCCCACGTTAATAAAAGTTTGTGAAACTAATGTTGGAAAAATGCACGGAAACGATTGAACATAATGTGAAAATAAGAAATGCTccttttattgaacatgacggCACCAAGAAAAATGCGTGCTTGCTAAACCGTGATGACGATTGACAAAAGCCATCAATTAATAGCTGCGCATATCACGTCACGTCGCCATTTTCTTGCGTCCGTCTGAAATCCTTCAAATCTTTTGTGAGGATTTGAGCTTCCTGCGTGCGTCCTTGTGTTTCTTGCGGTATTCCTGaggcaaaaaagacaaaagacgtcTTTGCGCGTCCGCTCGTTGCGTGGTCAAGCGTCAACGGCGTTTACCTGTCGCAGCTCCGTCCGTCGCTCCTCCCACTCTTCTCGCTCGTCCTCCAGCTCAGACGAGCGGCAGAACCACTCGGGACCCTCTGAACGGCCGCCGCGCACGCAAGTTGAAAAAAGCACACGAGTTGAAAAGCTCGCCGACGCAACGAGCGCAAATGCTGAGGGCGCGCGACGCGCACGCCTCCGCGCACGACAAACGCGCGACGCACACACTTGCCTGTCAATCTGCTGTCATCAaggtggaagaagaagaagaaattgctCGTGGATGAAAGCGTTTGCGCTCTGTGGACAaacaaaaatcatcatcatttttattctttcactTGGGATCGGCGGCGATATGTTGCAAACATGGTTTCGTTTTAGTCCAGGCCTTCACCATcttttttcgtttttctttcTTACGTTGCGTTTTTCGGCGCCGCGTCGCTTTCCTCCTCCGGCGCTTCCGCTTCGTcgtcgtcctcttcctcctcgctgCTGTCTTGTTGCCACGGTAACATCTTTGCCGCCTGCACGCTCTCCACCTTGTACtctgatcatcatcatcagtttgAAACCACAATTAAGTACAACTTTGGATGAATATAAAGTTGAGAATTTTAtggcaataaaacaaaacaaaatatccaGATGTTCAAACATCCTGATTTTCTGATTACATTtcaaaaaattttatttatttttttttacaatggatttaaaaaatccatccaccctcaaaatgtaacaatacaaaaaatatatatatatatatattttttttttaaaaaggctgaaatttacaaaaatacaatttcaatgttgcaagaaaaaaagtcctcATTCTTGCAGATTAACATAATTATtcaaaaacaagtttgacttttacaatatatatattattaccgGTAATTACAGAATAGagagattttttaaataaatttaatgaaaatcttccaaaataaaaaaaaaaaaaaaaaaagaggagtcattttttacattctaGCGCCCTCTGCTGTCCACAAATTGATATTGCAATGCGAGCCCAAGGCATCCATTTGAGTGGACAGCAGGGGGCGCTACAGGACAAAATAGCaacaccctgagatggatgaaattCTTCCCCATATTTAACATATATAGCAAGCAAGGCAAGCGCCGCACGCACCTTCGTGTTCACGTGCTGTCTGGACTTCGTCGCCAAAGAAGGAGAACATGAACCCAGGATGTTCGTCTGCTGTGGGctgctcttcatcatcatcctcctcatcctcctcctcctcctcctcctcgtcctcttgGTCCCAGCTGGTCTTGGGCCGGTCGGCGGTCTGCTGGTCAGCGGCGGGTCTGAACATGGCCTTCAGGTCGCCCGACACATCGTAGAAGATGTCCTTGGAAACCTCGGGAAGCTTCTGAGCCTCCTCGCGCTTTTTGCGCCGCGCCGACTTGCTGCCCAAAAAGCGTCAACATGCGGTGATGAGAACCATAGAACAGCAAGTGAGGCCACTGAAAGTTTCTAATTCAACTCATTCTTACTCTTGCTCCAATAATGATTGAATCATTTCTTGATGAAATCATGAATACACTTCAAATGAGTATTTTCATTACCTGTCCTTGTTGTTTTCTGCTTTGCTTTCAAAGGCCGAATGTTCTTCTCTGCTGGGGTCGTAGTGCAGCGCTGACACGTCTCTGCAAACAAGGTTTTTaggcaagttgaaatttatatggaaaagtctCATCTGAAAGTagcctccattcatttagatagaAAAGTGGAACtcatgatatccaatggaaaaatgcaaaaaaaaaatcattaaaaaaaaaaaatcactcaatagcgccgcctaggcatgcagtaccctccattcacacgtgagtggatgaatttttttaaaattttaagggCCAAATGGCAACATTTAGGGTAAGCTCCAATTGGGGAATTGGAGTTTACCTTTTTATACACAATACTTAATGTGACCTTATTGGACAAATActccaaataaaaacataaacaaattaaaactaatacaagAACGAATAAAAGCTCaactaaaataaagcattttaggaaaaaaataaaaatctaatcaaCAATTCGTTTTTTAGAGCTAAAAAAACGGAATATGGaaaatcaaaattgaaaatgaaataaaaacgtaCTCCCAAAACGTCGAACCTTCATCCTCGTACTGTATGTCCACGTGCGTGAGCGGATGCGAGGCTGACCTGAAAGTtttggccttggcagaggtctttCCGCTGTTGGCTTGATGACCCAAAAGGTCCTGGACGATGGACATGttcctcttcttctcctcctgcaGAAGATCCTCGTCCTCCGCCACGCTCGTTTTCTCTTCTGCATCGTCAACAGCAAAAGCACGTTTATCATCCACAAAGGAGATTGACAGCAAGATTTAagacaatcaaaaaaaaaaaaaaaaaaaaaacggagctgACGACCGCAGAATAAAACCGAAAATTTGAACGCAAAATGTTTATCTTTGGagaataaaattgaaaatttacaaggaaaaaaaagtctcctttTAGGAGAataacacagatttttttttacaaggaaataaaataattaaattcgtgagggattttttttttagagaattTATTTCAAATACCAGAGAATACAATTTCTAAAATTATGAGGACAAAAATCTTATTTTAGGACAATAAAACtccacgggaaaaaaaaagtcccaatttgGGGGTAATAAAATTAAGATTTTGATGAAAAAGCCCTAAATTTAGGAGCATCAAATCTGaggaaaaaagtttgaattttaGGAGAAAGAGTTAAATAATACCAAAAATTTGCTGGGAGAATGTTAATAtctttggaaaataaattgaaaatttcctaggatttttttttaaagagaaagtacaatttttaaaatgatgaagaCGAAATCCTAATTTTaggaaaatacaacaacaaaaaatcgaATAGAAAAAAAGTCCTAATTTGGGGGTAATAAAATCTGAGGGAAAAAGTTTGAATTTTAGGAGAAAAAGTTGTTAAACATTTCAGATTAACATTCATATGATGTGACCTGACACGTCCTGGTTGTGGTCTTTGTCGTCTTCGTCCAGGAAACGAGAGTCCATTTGGAAACGCTGGTCCGTGCCGAAGCGAGACTGCAGATCCATCAGCTAAAGGACGCGCGTGCGGACGAGGCAAGTCCGGCAAGTCAAGTATTGATCGTAGAAGATTTGAAAGTAGGTCAACGTTTCTCACCTTTTGTCCCGCTTGTCCTTCAAACTGAGGCCTGATGTGAAACCTGCCGTCGTCTTCCTCTTCATCGCCGCCCTCCTCATCCTCACTGCCGTCGAAAAGCCGAGGGCCCGACGCTCTGGCGCGCTCCTGAACGCAACACGCTTGAAAGGGGCCCGTTTCAAAATGCTCGTTAAAAGCTCACAGCTCACCTTGTCGTTGGTCGCGGCGCTCTCattggccgccgccgccgccgtttcctcctcgtcctccgaTTGGTTGTCGCGGAGCGGAGACGTCTTGGAGGCGGCGAGCGTTGTCTGCTCGTCATCGGAATCGAAGACGATGTGTTTTCCCGTTTTGGTAGTCACGGCATCCTAAATGGCAAGAAATCAATATTAGAAAACATACATAATATGCAAtgttaaaactctttgactgccaaaaacgttaaataacgtttcgtaaaatcctatggaggagtgccaaagacgttaaaatacgtttttttccaaaacaggtgaaactaaccattttctattgttgattactcaaaaacggaataaggtagaaacaaactttttttttctgatggaagatgagagtccaatcttgttttggcagtatgtgtgtttccatagtccaaacacataattttctatggaccttgaaagatcagtcaaaatgcttaaaatcggctggcacccacggcatcccttttctgaaaacgtctggcagtcaaagagttaagaatgaaATCCGAATTTTCACAAGAGAGAGACAGTCTCTCATTTGAATAGAGACGAGATCCAAATGAAAACAATCCAATTGGaatcaaataatttttccaATTCAAAGAAAAAGGCGTGAAGTGCAGTTGAACGAACCACGTTGGCGAGCGCCCCCTGGATGAGCTTCTTGTGCTCCTCGGCCTCCTTCAGCCTCTGCTGGACGGCGGCCAGTCGCCTGCTGTTGTCCTTCCTCTGACGATCCGCTTCCTCCCGAGCGCTCAGCCTCGGACGTCGCGCCtccgacgatgacgacgacgaagaaACATCGGCCGTCTTGTTCCCGGGAGCCTCCGTGACCACGTCCTCGTAGAGGGTCGCGGTGCCCCGGAAGGCGGGAATTGTGGCCCTGGCGACTTTTGTCTTCTTTCTGCATTCTCGTTCGTCCTCGCTGCTGTCGTCCTCCAGGAGGGAGGCCAGGATGTCCTCGGGCAGGGTTCCTTTCTTGGGGACGCGTCCCGGCGGCACTTGAGGATTGTCTGAGGTTTGCTGCGACTCCTCGGCCAGCTTGCGGAGATCGGCCAGGGAGATTTCCAGATGGGTGACGTTGGAGAAGAAGGCTTCGTAGTTGGAATCGTCAGAGTCCGCCTCCTCCGCACCTTCGTCTTCCTCGGGAGGGACAGTCGGCTTCTTCGTCCTGCGGTCCTCCTCTTCgcttttcttctttgtctttcCTGTTCTTTCTTCTGAGATGTACTCCTGAGGAGGAAGCCAAGACTTCCTGGACGAGGAGATTTCCTCTTCGTCACTAGACTCTTCGTCGCTAGACTCTTCGTCCTCCTCGGAAAGAACCGCTGTTTTCTTTGTCATCtcttcatttttcctcttcaccTTTTCCATTCTTTCTTCTGCGATGTTCTCCTGAGGAGAAACTGAAGGCTTCCTAGGAATGGAGATTTCCTCCGTATCAGTAgagccttcctcctcctcctcatcatcatcatcatcatcatcactctcctcttcctcctcagaaaGAACAGCTGTTTTCTTTGTCCTCTCTTCCTTTTCCATTCTTTCTTCTGAGAAGTTCCCCTGAGGCAGAAGCGAAGGCTTCCTGGACGAGGAGATTTCCTCCACGTCACTAGACTCTTCGTCACTGGACTCTTCGTCACTGGACTCTTCGTCACTGGACTCTTCGTCACTGGACTCTTCATCCTCCTCGGAAAGAACAGTTGTTTTCTTTGTCATCtcttcatttttcctcttcaccGTTCCCATTCTTTCTTCTGCGATGTTTTCCTGAGGAGGCTTCCTAGGAACGGAGATTTCCTCCGTATCAGTCgagccttcctcctcctcatcatcatcatcactctcctcttcctcctcagaaaGAACAGCTGTTTTCTTTGTCCTCTCTTCATGTTTCCTCTTTTCCTTTTCCATTCTTTCTTCTGAGAAGTTCCCCTGAGGAGGAAGCGAAGGCTTCCTGGATGAGGAGATTTCCTCCACGTCACTAGACTCTTCGTCACTAGACTCTTCGTCACTAGACTCTTCGTCCTCCTCGGAAAGAACAGTTGTTTTCTTTGACATCtcttcatttttcctcttcaccGTTCCCATTCTTTCTTCTGAGATGTcctgaggaggaagagaaggtTTACCAGATATGGAGATTTCCTCCATGTCCGTAGagtcttcctcctcttcatcctccttgGAAAGAGCAGCCATTTTCTTTGTCCCATCATCctgttttcttttcctcttccccGCTCCTGTCCTTTCCGTTGAGATGTTCTTCCGGGCAGGAAGAGGATTTTTCCTTGACGCGAAGAGTTCGTCCGTGTCGGCAGAGTCGTAATCGTCCTCATCGTCGGCGTTCGCCGGTCTGCCTGCAATTGGCAAGAAAGTTGTGTTGTATCATGTCAAATATGCTCATATGGAGGAacaaaagtgccaaaatgaaaaaatacataaatcactaaaagtacaaatagaaatggaaataaaactaTATGTAgttatatagttgtttttatttccacttatatttattttttgaaatatattcttaatatccgtttttattttcacttttagtcatatattttttattttggcagttttagtccttcataactgatacaattcgcatgtttttttcctttgcattaattaataaatcaaaCGTCGGAAAATTTATTGTTGAGACTAGAGGGTGCGATTTTGAGGATTTGAAGTTAAACAAAGTCTTGAAACATTTAGTTGACAGTCAAAAGCGGTTGGTTAATTTGATAATGGATTAgttgtactgtatattcatCGCTTAATTGTTGCTCCTAAACCCAAAACCAACATTTTGTTTGGCATTCACACGTCTTCAAACTTTCCGCTTCACCAAAAGAGAATCCACTTGACAAACTTGCTTGACTTTTACCTCCCGACTTCCACCAGGAGCCTCCAGACTTGACCAAGTAGTCGTCTCCCACCACTTCCAGGTTGTCGTCCTGCACGTCCTGCCCCGGTGCATTGTGGGAAGACCGCTCGAGCGCCACCAGCTGGCGAATCTCCTCGTCAGAGTCGTTTCCCTCGTAACGTCCGCGTGCTCTCCTTTCCCGACGCTGGTCGCTTGCCAGCAGGAATCCGTTCGACGGGTGATGATTCTCCGGCTCGGCGGTGACGACAACCCGCGCCGGGCTGACACGGAAGAAGTGGTCAAGAAAACCGGACCCAGAAAGAGCAGCGCTTCACGGCAAACCCCGTCACCGGTGCGTTACCTGCCGTTATTTCCACCTTCCGTAGATTTGACGGCATCCGTACGAGCCTTCTTGGGCGGCTGATACGGCGGGAACTCTCCTCGCCTCTTCTTGCTGATGTCGTCGTCACCGCCGGCAATCTGCCAGGTGAGCCGGGCCACGGGGGTGGGAGGGTCGGCGGCGGAAGTGGGCGGGGCCAAGCGGCGGATGTTGTGGCAGTATTTGGACGGGTCGTACTTGACGGTGCGAGCTTTGCTGCCTTTCTGACAGCGCAGCTGCATGACCGGCAGCACGCGACCAAATTTACTGACCACCCAGTCCTGAAGAGGATAGAAACCGTCAACATCCTTGTTGGACAACAATCTTCCTCTAAACACCCAAACAAACGCGGAACGATTCTTTCAAATAATCAAATTGtgattgtaattgaatttcaattaattgcacagccctaattatacataaatgttttggtcttagAGGTTAGGTTTACACTAAAATAAAAGGCAAATGAACCACAAATCAACATGAAAGTTTATTTTTCTACTGCtaaacattttgacttgcaTTTAATTGCTCAGTATATCAAGTTGACAAAATtctaccccaaaaaatgtggcATAAATCAAaggtcaaataataataatggaagcAAATCTTTTGATGTGCAAACATGCGGACAGCGCTTCTTAAGCACTAttcaaatgaatacataaatgacACAAATAGAAAAAACCAAGCATATTCGCCCTTCCCATAATTGCAGTCTTTgtcatttgaaaattgcattctactacattgTGATGATGATTAGAATTTGATTAAGTGTCCATCCCTAATTCGGACATGTATTCATCAGGAGTAGACTAAGCTCCTTATATTATACTTCACCGTGAATTTTAATTCTTGAGACATTTTGCACAATCGTATGCTTGCACCATTGCTGGAAAGGTTAAATGGCAAAAGAGGACGAGTCTTCCGAAAGGTTCAAACATTTCTAGTAAAGGCGCACATCCAGACCCACTTTGTGTCCTGGTATTTCTGTGCCGGGCACGGCCGCCTTCATGGTGAAGTTGTCCACGCCGGCTTGGCTGAGAGACTCCAGCAGCTTGCACGCGTTTTGGTGTTTGTTATCTGCATCCCGGCGGGAGCGctgctccttctcctcctcctcctcctgcctcTCCTGGGCAAGCCTAAGACGACAAAACAATACGTCAACTCGCAGGCCACTTTATAAAAGCATCTGAAACGGAAGAAAAGCGTGTACTTGTGCAGCAAACTCTGCTTGGCAGGTTCAATCTGCAGCGTTCCTCCTTTCCATTTGGATTTGTTTAACACTGTCATGcctgagaaacaaaacaaacacccaATGTCACCAACTGCGACTTTTAACATGGACTTTACCTTGCTGTTAAATTCACTTACACTTTTTCAGGTCTGTGTCAGAAATGTTGAGGTTGATGTAAGCAAACGTTTTATAGGGAGCACCTACAAAAGAACACCAGTTTCATTACgtggtaataaaataaaacgttaaaaatcattttggaaCATGCATTCATCTAAATATCCCAATGACTTTTttgatgtatgtattttttcttaTCTTTTCTGAACCCAGGCCTTATCGCTGTATTACAATGCCGACATGTATTTGGTTTGTTGCATGTTTTATTAAGTGCTTGTAGGAAGAATAAAAGGTAATACGGTTGGAAAACTGTTCACCGTGTTGGTTTTCAGGCGTACTTGTGTAAAATCACAGCTCACCCTCATCGTCCAACCGGGTCCGGAGCTCCACGTCCTCCACGTTTCCAAACTTCCCGAAGCGATCCGTCAGATCCTTTTGGGTGACCAAGTGGCTTAAGCCGCCCACGTACAGACGCCGCATCTCACTGGACAAGACGGCACAGGACAGATCAGCAAACACAACATTTCATGAACTGATACTAGTAGTAGAGTATCAgttttacacatttataaacACTTACATTGATAATAATCATAGAAATTGATGTCTGAGTAAGTGGGTGCTTGAATAAAAGTTTTTGCAGAAAGACGGTTTTGAATTTCTTTcgtttgaaataataataataataaaaatacatcaacaGCTTGGCCCAATCAGCTTTTAAATGTAGTTGTCATCATGAATATTTAGTTCTACGTTGGCACAAACTCGCATTACACGTCGATATTTACGTCAAATGTTGTCAATAAtccagcaaaacaaaacaaaaaaaccccacaaaggTTGTGATCAATTATAGTTAAGTGTATTCATTCCTCTCGTAGCTTTAAACCGACCGATGTTTGATTACTGGTTAATAACCTACgacattaacaaaaaacaaaagtcgaACTTCTTTTTTGAGACCCAAAACGTTCAAGTTGTAAAGTAATTCACATGAACAGAGAAATTGCTGAAATGTTTACCTCACATGGATCTAGTCGGTGTTACCTTGAAAAGTGCTCGGCCCCACAGTCCGTTTGACTGAACTTCCGCAAGTGTTTCTTTTCACTCGAAAGTTCCGCCACTACCGGACTACATTATAAGttactgcaaataaataaacaggaagtaaaatcatatttaattaGTATATATTGAAttataatcatttaaaatgtgcaattgGACGATATACAAGGCTGAATCGCCAAATAAAGGCTCGACCAATAGCGTCATTCTGGATCAATTTTGTTCAGGGTGCTTGAGaaaactttcttttttattattttatggcCTATTGGTGCTTATCATGAAGTCATATTAGGTTTAAATTTCAATTTTTGCTACTAAGTATAATAATTGCTCTGTAACGGAAGAGAGACATATCCTCTTTCAGTAAATTCCTTTCCGAGCCCCCCTATGACGTAAGGCAAAGTGGTATCGTCCACAGGGCGCGAGGCTACAAACACTTCTCGCTGGGAAAAAGTCGACAACTTACCAAGTAAGTTACAGTTTTGTGTACTTaatatgttttataaaaaacattttaataaggCGTTTTATAATGCATACGGACCAGTAAATTTTCAATATTTCGACGTGACATTGTCAACTTATAGTGTGGTTGAGGGGATTGCCGTCTCAATTTAGCTAgcaaaatacagtactgtatactaCTTCAGCTACTTCTATTACTACTAAGCGAGTATTCGCCAAACAAaccacacaatttatttttgggcGTATTTCGTAAATTCAACATCTGTTGGCGATGATGGACATTGTTTAGGAGCACTGGGGGAAGCGCTGATTACCTTTTGACGTCATCCACTGACACATTGACCCATAATAACAGACgaattttattagattttttaaaatgccagTTGTGTTACCATATGTGTAAAGCAAAACGTTTTGCTACAACTCTGATAATGGCTCTCATTAAATAAACGTATTTGTCACGGTGCTACACTCTGCAGTCTTACCCAAGTAAGGCAGTGTATTTGTCTGGGTTTTTCCATCAGAATGGAGGAAAGAGTGAATGTGGAGAACAGGGAGGAGATGATGCTGTTGGAGGAAAACATTCGGCATCTCCAGGCAGAAGTGGCAGAACTACAGTGCCAGTGTCAAAGCTACCAGGGGGAGCTCTCTTTGCATTCCAGCGAGCCATTGCAAGATGCACTGTGAGTTATTCTTTATTAAACCTTTCACATGCAACCAGAGATTAAAGCCGTATGAAAATTTTACATCATGATTATTTTGAGTATGACCTAATGACCACGATTATCTGTGATAGTATTGCAATATTATTAAAAGAAATCACTAAACCAAAAGAAGCGTAACGAAGCTCTGAAGCACACCTTTCAGTGTTTTGACAGCCATCTGCCTGCATGTGTGACAGGTCGCTGGTGTGCGGACACGAGCCACAAGAAGGCGCCCACATGGTTCTGCCCAGTCTGAGGGAAGAAGTGGAGCAGATGGAGAAGGATCTGCAGTGGCAGAGCCGCATGAACGGCATCAGTCTGAGGAGCTGCACTGCTAGCACTCTGCAAAGCCGTATGTCAaaaaccaacccccccccccccaaaagacaTCTGTTTTCTATTGTGCTGCCCAGAGGTGGGGTAGaccttggactggtcgccagccaaagTCAGGTAACATACAGACAAACAAGGATTGACAGACACATTCCCAAccatggacaatttggagcagGGGGTcccaaataaatcacaaaaccTTGTGAAGGTCTGCCATCTTAACGCTAACGCACAATACAAACTCCATAGGCAGG harbors:
- the nol8 gene encoding nucleolar protein 8 isoform X2 yields the protein MRRLYVGGLSHLVTQKDLTDRFGKFGNVEDVELRTRLDDEGAPYKTFAYINLNISDTDLKKCMTVLNKSKWKGGTLQIEPAKQSLLHKLAQERQEEEEEKEQRSRRDADNKHQNACKLLESLSQAGVDNFTMKAAVPGTEIPGHKDWVVSKFGRVLPVMQLRCQKGSKARTVKYDPSKYCHNIRRLAPPTSAADPPTPVARLTWQIAGGDDDISKKRRGEFPPYQPPKKARTDAVKSTEGGNNGSPARVVVTAEPENHHPSNGFLLASDQRRERRARGRYEGNDSDEEIRQLVALERSSHNAPGQDVQDDNLEVVGDDYLVKSGGSWWKSGGRPANADDEDDYDSADTDELFASRKNPLPARKNISTERTGAGKRKRKQDDGTKKMAALSKEDEEEEDSTDMEEISISGKPSLPPQDISEERMGTVKRKNEEMSKKTTVLSEEDEESSDEESSDEESSDVEEISSSRKPSLPPQGNFSEERMEKEKRKHEERTKKTAVLSEEEEESDDDDEEEEGSTDTEEISVPRKPPQENIAEERMGTVKRKNEEMTKKTTVLSEEDEESSDEESSDEESSDEESSDEESSDVEEISSSRKPSLLPQGNFSEERMEKEERTKKTAVLSEEEEESDDDDDDDEEEEEGSTDTEEISIPRKPSVSPQENIAEERMEKVKRKNEEMTKKTAVLSEEDEESSDEESSDEEEISSSRKSWLPPQEYISEERTGKTKKKSEEEDRRTKKPTVPPEEDEGAEEADSDDSNYEAFFSNVTHLEISLADLRKLAEESQQTSDNPQVPPGRVPKKGTLPEDILASLLEDDSSEDERECRKKTKVARATIPAFRGTATLYEDVVTEAPGNKTADVSSSSSSSEARRPRLSAREEADRQRKDNSRRLAAVQQRLKEAEEHKKLIQGALANVDAVTTKTGKHIVFDSDDEQTTLAASKTSPLRDNQSEDEEETAAAAANEKERARASGPRLFDGSEDEEGGDEEEDDGRFHIRPQFEGQAGQKLMDLQSRFGTDQRFQMDSRFLDEDDKDHNQDVSEEKTSVAEDEDLLQEEKKRNMSIVQDLLGHQANSGKTSAKAKTFRDVSALHYDPSREEHSAFESKAENNKDSKSARRKKREEAQKLPEVSKDIFYDVSGDLKAMFRPAADQQTADRPKTSWDQEDEEEEEEEDEEDDDEEQPTADEHPGFMFSFFGDEVQTAREHEEYKVESVQAAKMLPWQQDSSEEEEDDDEAEAPEEESDAAPKNATAQTLSSTSNFFFFFHLDDSRLTEGPEWFCRSSELEDEREEWEERRTELRQEYRKKHKDARRKLKSSQKI
- the nol8 gene encoding nucleolar protein 8 isoform X1 — its product is MRRLYVGGLSHLVTQKDLTDRFGKFGNVEDVELRTRLDDEGAPYKTFAYINLNISDTDLKKCMTVLNKSKWKGGTLQIEPAKQSLLHKLAQERQEEEEEKEQRSRRDADNKHQNACKLLESLSQAGVDNFTMKAAVPGTEIPGHKDWVVSKFGRVLPVMQLRCQKGSKARTVKYDPSKYCHNIRRLAPPTSAADPPTPVARLTWQIAGGDDDISKKRRGEFPPYQPPKKARTDAVKSTEGGNNGSPARVVVTAEPENHHPSNGFLLASDQRRERRARGRYEGNDSDEEIRQLVALERSSHNAPGQDVQDDNLEVVGDDYLVKSGGSWWKSGGRPANADDEDDYDSADTDELFASRKNPLPARKNISTERTGAGKRKRKQDDGTKKMAALSKEDEEEEDSTDMEEISISGKPSLPPQDISEERMGTVKRKNEEMSKKTTVLSEEDEESSDEESSDEESSDVEEISSSRKPSLPPQGNFSEERMEKEKRKHEERTKKTAVLSEEEEESDDDDEEEEGSTDTEEISVPRKPPQENIAEERMGTVKRKNEEMTKKTTVLSEEDEESSDEESSDEESSDEESSDEESSDVEEISSSRKPSLLPQGNFSEERMEKEERTKKTAVLSEEEEESDDDDDDDEEEEEGSTDTEEISIPRKPSVSPQENIAEERMEKVKRKNEEMTKKTAVLSEEDEESSDEESSDEEEISSSRKSWLPPQEYISEERTGKTKKKSEEEDRRTKKPTVPPEEDEGAEEADSDDSNYEAFFSNVTHLEISLADLRKLAEESQQTSDNPQVPPGRVPKKGTLPEDILASLLEDDSSEDERECRKKTKVARATIPAFRGTATLYEDVVTEAPGNKTADVSSSSSSSEARRPRLSAREEADRQRKDNSRRLAAVQQRLKEAEEHKKLIQGALANVDAVTTKTGKHIVFDSDDEQTTLAASKTSPLRDNQSEDEEETAAAAANESAATNDKERARASGPRLFDGSEDEEGGDEEEDDGRFHIRPQFEGQAGQKLMDLQSRFGTDQRFQMDSRFLDEDDKDHNQDVSEEKTSVAEDEDLLQEEKKRNMSIVQDLLGHQANSGKTSAKAKTFRDVSALHYDPSREEHSAFESKAENNKDSKSARRKKREEAQKLPEVSKDIFYDVSGDLKAMFRPAADQQTADRPKTSWDQEDEEEEEEEDEEDDDEEQPTADEHPGFMFSFFGDEVQTAREHEEYKVESVQAAKMLPWQQDSSEEEEDDDEAEAPEEESDAAPKNATAQTLSSTSNFFFFFHLDDSRLTEGPEWFCRSSELEDEREEWEERRTELRQEYRKKHKDARRKLKSSQKI